From Chrysemys picta bellii isolate R12L10 chromosome 1, ASM1138683v2, whole genome shotgun sequence:
AAGCAATCCCTTTGGGTTACAATTCACTTGAGTACCGAGTGCTGGGGTCATGAAATAGTGTTATTCATATTGCATAGGTAAAGGGCAGAAGAACCGTGCGTAATCTGCCCTGAATGAGAGGTCACCCTACATTGAATGGCACCCACTAAGCAGAGGATACTGTGTGTCCATTGCTAAATGGAAGTCAGAGGAAGTGGGGGATGAGTTCCTATTTTGTGGGTGCTGTTTCAGAAGCTCCTAGGTAGTATTTAAACCTCTTTCTTTTCCCCAGTGCCTTGTGACGGTGCTGACTAAACTTGATTAAGAGTTCTTGTTTCTTTTCAGTGGTTACAAGGCTTCCTGCTGTCACGGATAAGCAGGTTTAGGACCTAAACCTGGTGTGGGGACAGACTTGCAGTGAAAGACAGAGGAGAGGCTGCAGCGGCTGTGAGGTTCCTCCCTGCCCAGTGAAATCATTTAGAGCTGAAATCACCAAGTAGGAGAATCTCAGAACGCAGCATCGCAGTGGCAAGTGGTGGCAGAGGTAACCATGGCAGTGCTGAGCGGCGGGAGAGGCTTGTTCCCCCGCCCCTTCAAGGTAGAAggtgaacccctccccccaagggtggctctagcttttttgccgccccaagcatggcagcttgcctgtgggaggtccccggtTCCACAGCTTCGGcgtccccaccgccgaattgccgccgaatccgtgggaccggcggacctcccgcaggcatgccgccaaaggctgcctgactgccctcgcagggaccagcagggcaccccccgcggcttgccgccccctGCACTCGCTTGgatcactggtgcctggagctgcccctgcctcccccagaaTTCTGGGACTTCACTGACTCTGAATTGCCAGTTGTGagtggggggcagcagagggaaaggggagcggtgtcttaaagagacagtcGTCCATTGGATTTTCACAccgcaaggtgggaaactgaggcaaaggacactgcccaacttgctctgggggtgggggtgtactTATGGTTTACATGCTTTTGACTCTTTGTTGCAGTGGTGTTGCAGGGAATTCCTTCTCCCTTTTAATAACAGTTCTCTCTTGTTCCGCACAGACTCGGTGCTTGTGAGTCTGTGTGTAACTCAAGGGGCAGTATTACCTCTTCAGAGGCCCCCAGGGGCAGTGGTTAGTTACTGGTTGCTGGGTGGGCCTTCAGCCAGTCCTGTTTTGTATTGTAAAgagaaacccctagatattgGACCCGGACCCTgtccctgccagggccggctctggctttttggccgccccaagcaaaaaaaaaaaaagggggcggccagaacggcaaagcaaaaaacaacaacaaaaaaaccctgcggtgcggccggagcgcgggtgcagggggaccggcagggggaggggaggggaaaggagcaggcgggagaaagagggaagggggcggccagggctacagcaggggcgctgccacgcggcccctcccactgcgccgcctcctgccgcgagggctccgctctggtcggcggggagggaaggaagaggactgctctgcagggcgctctggttctccgcgccgccgccccctacagggcggccggagcggaacaacaacaacaacaaaaagcggccgtgccgccctaggattgggcagaacgccgcctccaacaatctgccgccccaagcaccagcttgctcagctggtgcccggagccggccctggtccctgccctcaccccctgcagaagggttacactttaCAGGCTATTTCTTCTTGTTGCCCCTAGTTATTTCTGGAATGAAGAAAAACGGTGAGCCAGAGGCACTTCTTGGCCCATGTGCTGGGCAGTTTAGCTGGAGTTTTAGTTTTGTTTATCTCAGTCAGCAAAGGTCATGGCTTAGAACCAAAATCACTCCACTTTGTAAACAGATCTGTGCAGGGCGAAGGCATCTCCGGCTTGATTCTACTTACGGGAACTGAAGGCAGGTCAGCTGGTCCCTTGCTAGATGAGTGGCTACACGTGCTGTGTTTGGGCACCTGAGAGCTGTATGTAGCCTACACAGCACTGGCTGTGCTCTGCTTTCTGGGATCTCCGGTCAAATATACGGAAATAACGAAGATAAACTGGGCTCAGTGTCGTGTTGTAACTTAGTTTCAGCTGTTTCCTGCAGGGAGGGAAAGGCCTTGGAAAAATGTTTTTCCCATAGAGTTTTTTCTTTGAAGAAGCCCCAGTGGGATCAGGGAATCAGCTGGACCCTTCAACGTAAGACGTGTGGCTTGGGATTCTGCCTGCCGGGAACAGCGATCTGTTTGGGGAAATCAGGTACAATCCCCTCTCCCCATGCTTGTGTTTGTTGTGAACAGTGCCCTGAGGCTGTCTCCTACGTAACTCCTGGAAGCTgcttccctccctgtgatttttgGCCTTGGTACAAATGCCATCTGTCCCTGTCCATGCGCAGGGTTTGCAGGCGTCTGGCAGTGGGTTGCTGGGACGCCGTCTGAAATCAAAACCATGTGCAGCGTCCCCGGAGTGGAACGCTTCACCTTCTGCATGATTAATGTACATTCCGGGAAACCCCACTAAAATCTGTCACTTGCTGCATGATTCTAGGCCTAGAGGCTGCCGGCTGAGAAATCCGCGGTCTCTGCTGATGTGTCTGCCCTGTGAGCCCTAGACAGTGTCTCCATGCAAACAGTAGCTCCGTTCCTTTATTTTTAGCCATGTCCTCTGGACTGTGACCGAGCCCTGTCTTGTCCAGCTGGCTCCTGTGAAAAGAAATTAGGGTCACTAAAAATATACCAGATAGTCAACAACTTGTCTTCAGGCTGGGCTTCCTCTGCTGCAGGAATTCTGTCCTCTGAAACCTTGCCGTGCGCACGGGATGTCCTCACTGCGGGAGTGGTGTCAAGACTGACGTGAGACGGTTGGTGGTTATGGGTGATGGCAGTGTAGGTTCATGGGATCATTTGCACCCACAGAAATCGTGGCACCAAGGGGGCAAAGCCAGGCAAACCTACACTTCTCCCAGCCTGGTGTGGGAGAGTAGGAGGactaaaaaggggaagaagagtGTGGAGAACAAGACCGCCACATTGGCTgagcctggctccctgctccatcaTGATGGGGGGGTGCCGCACCAGCCCCCGGTGGCGCTATGCCCTGAGTGAGGAGCGAGGCCTAGGCCTGCAGGACAGAGCCACCGCTGCAGGGTGAGCATGGGGCAGGCTGGCTCCCCAAACATCCTTGCACCCCCACAGGCCTGTCCTCCACAGCAGGCCGGCATTAGGGTGCTGGTGCCAGGGTGGAGGGTGGTACCCTCCCAGCAGATCAGCATGGCACACCCATTGACTGGGGAGGCTACATCCCCCTGCGGGTAATGTTGAAATCTGCCTGATGTCCACTGATCTACCCATTGGATTTGCCTTCAGCCTCGCAGGTGAGCTGGGAAATGAAGACGTTGAGGTCTGTGGTTCTCTCCTTGGCTTCTCTTTGGGCTCTCGCCTTGCTGGAAACTTCTCAGGTAACTGAATTCCTCCAGCTGAATTCTCTCCGCCATCCCCTCATTCCCGTAACCTGTCTCTGTCCCGGTGGCTCAGGTACGTGGCGTCTCAGAGGGTCACAGCcggtgggaggagagaggagggccCGTCTGTGAGAGCCACCCCGCGACTGTGGCTGTTTGTTCACTGTGTAAGTATTAGTGCCGCTGTGTACAGGTGGGGAATATCCTGTGAGCTGTGGGGGAGTCCGGATGGAGATGAAATTTTGCTTTTAATCAGCCTCCATGCTGTGGCTGCCAGTCAGTAGAACACACCCCTTGGATGGGAAGGCACTCTAAGTACTAGAATGCTTTGCTCCAGACTCCAAAGCACGAGAAAAATCATTTCCCTCGTttcacacagggaaactgaggcagagagaggggacgTGACTTTCTAAAGGTGGGCTGaacacccagctctcctgagttctAGTACAGTTCTCTAGCCAGTGAGCCACGGTGGTGCCTGCAGAGTTATTCGGTAATCCAGTTTGAGTCCAGTGTCACTGAAGAACCGTTCCCTCCATCGGGTAAAATTGTGCCCAGGAGCTATGGGGCGGGAGCATTGTTGGCTGCATGGCCCAGCATGAGAACTACTCTGCCACTGCACGGCAAGATGGCTGAGCTGCCAGTCAGACCCGGCTACCCCCGACCACCCCCTTAGTAACCTGTTTCGTCTCCCTCCAGGTGAGATGCCAGCAGTCTGTGCAGTTGGGAATGGCACCCGACTCTTTCGATGACCAATACACCGGCTGCACTGAGGAAATGGAAACGGATATTGCACCTCGCCTGCTAGAGGAGGAAAAAGCCAGACACCCGCTGCTGGGCTCTATGTGGGGAAACCTATCGGCTGTTTGGGCAATTAAGAAGAAAAGGCTTTCTGTGCCCGAGGGCTTTAGGGATGAACATGGCATAGCCATCCTGGTCTACACTGATTCCTCCAAGCCACTGTACTGGGAGTTGAACAAGGCAGTGAGAGAGGCTGGGGTCTCCCGCGATAACTACATGAGCAATTTCCACTTCAAAGCTCTCCATTACTATCTGACAAGAGCCCTGCAGCTCTTACGGACTGACTGTGGCCACCTGTTCAGACGCCAGCTGTTCCGGGGAGTCCGATCCATCCGCTTTGAGCCCAGCGGGGCAGGTATGTTCCGGTTCGGACAGTTCACCTCTTCCTCGCTGGACATGGCTTTAGCTCGGAGTTACGGCAACGCCACGTTCTTCACCCTGCGCTCCTGCTTCGGCGTCCTCATCGAGTCGTTCTCCGCCATCCCTTCCGAGCGAGAAGTGCTGATCCCCGGGAGCGAAGTGTTCAACGTCTCCAGCTTCTCCCGGGAGGGGAACTGCAGCGTCTTCCTCCTGCACAGCATGAACCGGACCTGCAGCCATTACAACTGCGCCTACCTTGGGGGTGAGTGCCGGCCCGCGTTGGAACGGGAGCAAGCCAGGCTCGGCCACCTCGGAACGGGGACAAGCCAATCGCAGAGGAAGCCGTTAAATGGGTGGCTCAGATGTGACCCACATCTTAGGTTAATCTAATTTATTTCCTAAGGGTGAAATTTGGTCCTGGGCGTTGGGCCGGCACCAAGCCCTCTGCACCGCTTCAGTCCCACATAAGCCCATTATTGCTATTCAGGGCTCATCCATAAAGCCATAGGGCTTACGTGGGAATTAAGTCATGTCCTCGGCCTTTTGCTGGCCCCTTTGCCCAAGGGGCTTCACCCCAGGTGGGCAAGGGTTGCAGACTTGGGCCCCCAATAAGGAAGCCGAGAAGCCTACGGAAGCTTGGAAGGGTAATTTTTTACTtccttttaaattgtttttaagggTCCCTACTACAAGCGGTAGGTGTCCTGCCCCCTAGCACCACCCCGGCAGCATTAAACAATCCTTCAGACAGGAGCCCAGCCTGGCCACCAAGActatctccttccctccccttcgTTGTTTGCCCGTTCCGCAGACAAACCCAAGTTATCGGCCTTGATGCAGGAGTGCCTGGGTCACAtcctctggcctgtgctacaTGGGTCAGACTGGTGaccacaacagtcccttctggcctgggaatctctgGCTCATGCCAGGGGCACTGCCTGAAACCTCGCCAAATACCTACTGAACAGCTGCCCCCAGTTTGGGTTTACGATGTCCTCGGAACACAAGGATCTCAATGTTCCCAGGCATGGGCAGCTTGGAGAATCAACAGTGCAGTTTAGCGGCAGCATAATCTTCATGGGCTTAATGTATGGAAaattttgcttctttggttttagCCTTCCCTGCCTCTCTAGCTCCTGCATGTTAATTACGGattctcttttctttcccttgCTTGGCATGCAATGAAATGTAGTTTTTAAATTTGCCCTGAGAGTGTCCTAAAACTGGTGGCTGGATTGTAACGCTGATCTCTAACCACGCCAGTCTTTGCATGGCTGGGTCGTTCTCTCGTATGGATTCTTTCGATGCCATGCATAACCATGCATTTCCGCAGGCCAAGTTGTCTTCCTACCAAACAAACTGGAGAGTTAAAGTTGATTTGGGGGGCCTCATTCTGACTTTGTTTACGCTGCTGCAACTCAAGTGAGATCAGTTCCCGAAACTGGTGgtagtgagatcagaattagccTCATGAGTCATAATCTTTTTTTGCTTCTCCTGGTTAGATACAGTCTCCTCGTTGGAGGAGAACTGGGGCATTCTCAGGTTCCTTGTGTTCATCTTAGTGCTAGTTTGGGGGGTTGCACTCTGAGCTTCTCTCCCTATAAATACATAATCAAAAATGAGGCCAAGGCGCTAGGAATAAGGGACCAAACCCCAACTACGGTCAAAGCACAGACACTATACAAGtcgggatagttctctgaagatgtccacgcagtgtgcagaggcggtcaaaaaagcaaataggatgttaggaatcattaaaaaggggatagagaataagactgagaatatcttattgcccttatataaatcgatggtacgcccacatctcgaatactgcgtatagatgtggtctcctcatctcaaaaaagatatactggcactagaaaaggttcagaaaagggcaactaaaatgattaggggtttggaacgggtcccatatgaggagagattaaagaggctaggactcttcagcttggaaaagaggagactaaggggggatatgatcgaggtatataaaatcatgagtgatgtggagaaagtggataaggaaaagttatttacttattcccataatacaagaactaggggtcatcaaatgaaattaataggcagcaggtttaaaacaaataaaaggaagttcttcttcacgcagcgcacagtcaacttgtggaactccttacctgaggaggttgtgaaggctaggactataacagcgtttaaaagagaactggataaattcatggtggttaagtccattaatggctatgagccaggacgggtaaggaatggtgtccctaaactctgtctgtcagaggatggagatggatggcaggagagagatcacttgatcattgcctgttaggttcactccctctggggcacctggcattggccactgtcggtagacaggatactgggctggatggacctttggtctgacccggtacggcctttcttatgttcttatgggacGGGGGTGTGCAAAGCCCACCCAACTGCCCCTGGGCCATGTTGCAGCAGCCTGAGGGTTGCTGTCATTTACCCCAAGGGGCTGACGACACAGCAGAGGAGCAGCAAGACGCAGGTCTGTCCTGGCTGCACCCCCGTTTCCTTGCTACGccagcagcggggagggggagtgacAGAGCAAAGCAGGAGCTCGTATGCTACCAGAGGACCCCCCCTTTTGCCCCTCTCGGGGCTGGATACGCTGGCTTTAGGGCCACCTTCTGCAGTGCACAGCGGCCGCACCGCGCTGGAGAATCTGGTCGAGTCTGAGAGAGCGTCCTCCCTCTAGCCTTTGTTCAGACACGCGTGGCCTGGTTCGGAGTGCTCGCTAGTTGTTGTTCATCTTGCCTACCTGTTAACCCCAGGCACGGCCCAGGgcccctggtgctaggcgctggacaaacacggtccctgcccccaggagcttacGGATGGAAAGAGATGGGCAGGGGAgcccaaggaaacaatgagacagcgCGGTCAGTGGGATCGGGCGGGGGCGCAGCGCCCCGGCAGCCTAGCAGAGCTGTAGTTCTTTGCAGCCGTCATGGCAagggagagttttaaggagggatttgaagcagGATGATGGGAACATTTTGTGGGTGTTGAGGGGAAGCTCTGTCCAGTCGTGAAGGGAGCAGGGGAGAAAGCAGGAAGGGGCTGGTTTGAAAATGTAACGACGGAGGCTGGGTTCATGGGCTGACCAGAGAGGGGAGCTGACACCTCCATAGCGAATGAGAGATgatgggtcggggggggggggggatagaccATGACAGGCCTTGAAAGCGAAGACAAGCAGCTGATATCTGACGGGATAGAGATTCCACTGaggagtcactcctgattcacACAGGTGCAAATGAGAGCAAAGCACATAACCCACTTCAGTTCCCTGACACACTAACAGGACCCTTCCCTGATTCTAATCTTTAAGATCCAGATTCCGGCGACATCTACTGGCAGCCCTGAGCATTGCACCAGAACAATACAGCaagagttagaatcatagaagatcagggttggaagggacctcaggaggttatctagtccaatccccttctcaaagcaggaccaaccccaactaaatcatcccagccagccaggccttaaaaacctctaaggatggagattccaccacctccctaggtaacccattccagtgcttcaccaccctcctagtgaaatagtttttccgaatatccaacctagacctcccccactgcaacttgagaccattgctccttgtttgcCTCACTGTTACACTGTCCCAGCTGAGGCATGGTACTAGCCGGAAAGACAGACCCTTGGCCTTCTTGATTGTTGTGACCCTCTCACTGTCCCTGtgatcagggctggaagggcaaTGTAGGGTGTAAAAGCTATTTTACAAGACAGACAAgtaatccctccctcccctttttctGGATCTACTCTGGAGTGCAGGCAGGTTCTTGCCACCTGTCTGTGGTGTGCAGAGAAACTCCTGCTTGTATAGATTTCATGGGAGTTGCTCAGCAGGGCTGTTCTGATACCTTCTCTGAACTTGGGACATGGAATCCCCTAGAGGTCTAGCACCTATTATAGGCCGGCCTCAGGCATAAGCACCACGTTTTTAAATGCATTTGGGTGCTTAAAAATACAGCGAAGCAGCTTGCAGGATTTTCAAATGTGGCtggcgcctttgaaaatcccacaaggtGCTTAGCTGCATTTTTAGGCAtctcaatacctttaaaaatctagaccTAAATGCAAACATATCTCAACTGGGTCTCGCTTGCTGTCATGTGAGTTTGAACCAATTCCAACGAAGATGCAAAGCTGACATTTGTCCATGCCAGCCTTGGAAAATTTCCCCCTAGAGGAGACAGCTGTTTAACGGAAGTCTCTGTTTGTGTTTTAGGAGAGAAGTCTCCAGAATGTGTTGACAACACAGGTAAGAATTCTCCTTTCCACTCTGATCTCTGGTAGTCCCAGGGACGGGCCAGATGCTTTTAGTTTGATACATTACTTGAAACATCtgacagtggatcacaaattaaatatgagtcagcaatgtgatgcagctgcaaaaaaagctaatatccTTCTGGCATCTATTAACAGGAGTGCCATATGTAAGAcaagggaggtaattgtccctctcAATTGGCaatggtgaggccccagctggagaactgtgtccaattctgggtgtcaCACTTTGGGGAAGATGtaaacaaattggaaagagtccagaggagagcaacaaaaatgatcgaaggtttagaaaacctgagctgggaggaaaagttaaaaaaactgggcgtGTTTAGTTTtcagaaagaagactgagggggagctgagaacagtcttcagatacattgagggctgttataaagagaacggTGATCcattgttctccgtgtccactgcaggcaggacaagaagtaatgggcttaatctgcagcaagagagattcaggttacagatgaggaaaaacttgctaactcTCAAGGTAGTTAAGCTCCGCAACAGGCgcctaagggaggttgtggaatcccctcactggaggttttcaagaccaggctggacaaacacctgtcaggctgGTTTAGATTTACTTGGCCCCGCCTCTGCACAGGGGACTGGGCTTGATGACCttgcgaggtcccttccagcctgacatttctatgatttcttcATACTCGATAAGGTTGGCAGCACCTAGGTAAATAAGCAGCCTGGTTTTTAGAGGTCCTGAGCATCCATTGTGTCACCACTCAGtgtggatttaggtgcttaatatTCTCCTGGCCTCTGAAAGGTTATTCAATGCACTAGCTCACATGTTTTCTTTCCTTAGTTGCAGGTAGGAGCGTCAGGGTGTCCGGCAACATGAGCCCTGCGTTCGTCGGTGGAATTGTCCTGGTCAACATTGCTGCTCAGAAACTCTTCGCCAATTTCAAACTCATCttgattttgtaaaaaaaaaaaaaaaaaagtctcaaaaaaaataaatggagGTGGGGTCCTTTACTGGACGCTGTGCTGTGTACTCCTTGAACATGGTGGGCAGCAGGGCTGCTACTAGCAGGTCAGGCTTCTGTACCAGGTTTGGGCTGGCCCCAGGGGCTCCATTACAGAGATACACGACCGTAGCCCCATTTAGAGACTTTCCTACCCTGCCAGGTGGGCTGGTCTCATGTGGCGccatctagtggctgaacagtatcaTCGTTCCATTCTGTGTCCCCCTTTAAGTTTTACATTCCTACCttttgtcaggactgagatccccactttgaactttagggtacaaatgtaggggcctgcataaaaacttctaagcttaattaccagcttagctctggttcggctgccaccattttcaatggattccctccctgggaaaccttgaaaaaccttcaccaaatccctggtgaaaacaaatccaaccccttggatttaaaacaaggggaaattaaccattcccctccttcctcccaccaactcctggtgaatcaagatccaaaacccctttggatctaaaacaaggaaaaaatcaatcaggttcttaaaaagaaggtttttaattaaagaaaaaggtaaaaatcatctctgtaaaatcagtatggaaatcaaccttacagggtaatcaaacttaaagagctcagaggactcccctctagtctcaggttcaaagtacagcaaacaaagagaaacactctagtaaaaggtacatttacaagttgagaaaacaaaggaaaactaacacgccttgcctggctatttacttacaagtttgaaataggagagacttgcttagaaagatgtggagaacctggattgatgtctggtccctctcagtccccgagaacgaacactctcccaaacaaagaacacaaacaaaagccttcccccccccaagatttgaaagtatcttgtccccttattggtcctttaggtcagatgccagccaggttacctgagcttcttaaccctttacagggaaaaggattttggagtctctggccaggagggatttatagtactgtacacaggacagctattacccttccctttatagttatgacacgccccccaaatcacagatagtgttggatgttcggttccacactggctgtgatttcttcctggagttctaggagaaaacagagttaataagacacatgtacctttagacatactactgattatataaaaactaacaatatgtttcattccaagaacaattgttaaccagttaactctgggaaactttcccgggaaagtgcatcagccactttgttagaagctcccgaaatgtgttgtatttcaaaatcaaaatcttggagagctaaactccaccgaagaagttttttgttatttcccttggcggtatgaagccactgtagcgcagcatggtctgtttgtagttggaaacgccgtccccaaacatatgggcgtagcttttccagcgcgtacacaatggcgtagcattccttttcactgattgaccaatggctttccctctcagacagtttcttactgagaaacacgacaggatggaattcttgatccggtccttcctgcattaaaactgctcccacacctcgctcggacgcatctgtggttactaggaacggtttgtcaaagtctggggcccttagcacagggtcagacatgagtgttgccttaagctggttaaaggccttttgacacttatcagcccactgaactgcatttggctgtttctttctggttaggtctgtcagcggggcggcgatttggctgtagtggggtacaaatcgcctataatatccagccaaccctaagaaggattggacctgtttcttagactttggaaccggccacttttggatagcatccactttggcctgtaggggatttatagttccttgacccacctggtgccccaggtaagtcactctgttttggcctatttgacactttttagccttaacagttagtcctgcctgctggatgcgctcgaaaactttttccaggtgctccatgtgctctgcccatgaatcagaaaaaatggccacatcatcgaggtaggcaactgcagattctcccaatcccgctaggagaccatctacaagtctttggaaggtggcgggtgcattttgcaacccgaaaggaagtacattgaattcatacacccctgcctgggtgacgaaggctgacctttccttagcgggttcatctagtggtacttgccagtaccccttggttaagtccaaagtagagatgaattgggcatgtcccaatttctc
This genomic window contains:
- the LOC101944535 gene encoding ecto-ADP-ribosyltransferase 5-like isoform X4; protein product: MKTLRSVVLSLASLWALALLETSQVRCQQSVQLGMAPDSFDDQYTGCTEEMETDIAPRLLEEEKARHPLLGSMWGNLSAVWAIKKKRLSVPEGFRDEHGIAILVYTDSSKPLYWELNKAVREAGVSRDNYMSNFHFKALHYYLTRALQLLRTDCGHLFRRQLFRGVRSIRFEPSGAGMFRFGQFTSSSLDMALARSYGNATFFTLRSCFGVLIESFSAIPSEREVLIPGSEVFNVSSFSREGNCSVFLLHSMNRTCSHYNCAYLGGECRPALEREQARLGHLGTGTSQSQRKPLNGWLRCDPHLSCR
- the LOC101944535 gene encoding ecto-ADP-ribosyltransferase 5-like isoform X2 encodes the protein MKTLRSVVLSLASLWALALLETSQVRCQQSVQLGMAPDSFDDQYTGCTEEMETDIAPRLLEEEKARHPLLGSMWGNLSAVWAIKKKRLSVPEGFRDEHGIAILVYTDSSKPLYWELNKAVREAGVSRDNYMSNFHFKALHYYLTRALQLLRTDCGHLFRRQLFRGVRSIRFEPSGAGMFRFGQFTSSSLDMALARSYGNATFFTLRSCFGVLIESFSAIPSEREVLIPGSEVFNVSSFSREGNCSVFLLHSMNRTCSHYNCAYLGGEKSPECVDNTVAGRSVRVSGNMSPAFVGGIVLVNIAAQKLFANFKLILIL
- the LOC101944535 gene encoding ecto-ADP-ribosyltransferase 5-like isoform X3 yields the protein MKTLRSVVLSLASLWALALLETSQVRCQQSVQLGMAPDSFDDQYTGCTEEMETDIAPRLLEEEKARHPLLGSMWGNLSAVWAIKKKRLSVPEGFRDEHGIAILVYTDSSKPLYWELNKAVREAGVSRDNYMSNFHFKALHYYLTRALQLLRTDCGHLFRRQLFRGVRSIRFEPSGAGMFRFGQFTSSSLDMALARSYGNATFFTLRSCFGVLIESFSAIPSEREVLIPGSEVFNVSSFSREGNCSVFLLHSMNRTCSHYNCAYLGGECRPALEREQARLGHLGTGTSQSQRKPLNGWLRCDPHLRREVSRMC
- the LOC101944535 gene encoding ecto-ADP-ribosyltransferase 5-like isoform X1, whose protein sequence is MKTLRSVVLSLASLWALALLETSQVRCQQSVQLGMAPDSFDDQYTGCTEEMETDIAPRLLEEEKARHPLLGSMWGNLSAVWAIKKKRLSVPEGFRDEHGIAILVYTDSSKPLYWELNKAVREAGVSRDNYMSNFHFKALHYYLTRALQLLRTDCGHLFRRQLFRGVRSIRFEPSGAGMFRFGQFTSSSLDMALARSYGNATFFTLRSCFGVLIESFSAIPSEREVLIPGSEVFNVSSFSREGNCSVFLLHSMNRTCSHYNCAYLGGECRPALEREQARLGHLGTGTSQSQRKPLNGWLRCDPHLRSRFRRHLLAALSIAPEQYSKS
- the LOC101944535 gene encoding ecto-ADP-ribosyltransferase 5-like isoform X5 — protein: MKTLRSVVLSLASLWALALLETSQVRCQQSVQLGMAPDSFDDQYTGCTEEMETDIAPRLLEEEKARHPLLGSMWGNLSAVWAIKKKRLSVPEGFRDEHGIAILVYTDSSKPLYWELNKAVREAGVSRDNYMSNFHFKALHYYLTRALQLLRTDCGHLFRRQLFRGVRSIRFEPSGAGMFRFGQFTSSSLDMALARSYGNATFFTLRSCFGVLIESFSAIPSEREVLIPGSEVFNVSSFSREGNCSVFLLHSMNRTCSHYNCAYLGVAGRSVRVSGNMSPAFVGGIVLVNIAAQKLFANFKLILIL
- the LOC101944535 gene encoding ecto-ADP-ribosyltransferase 5-like isoform X7, whose product is MAPDSFDDQYTGCTEEMETDIAPRLLEEEKARHPLLGSMWGNLSAVWAIKKKRLSVPEGFRDEHGIAILVYTDSSKPLYWELNKAVREAGVSRDNYMSNFHFKALHYYLTRALQLLRTDCGHLFRRQLFRGVRSIRFEPSGAGMFRFGQFTSSSLDMALARSYGNATFFTLRSCFGVLIESFSAIPSEREVLIPGSEVFNVSSFSREGNCSVFLLHSMNRTCSHYNCAYLGGEKSPECVDNTVAGRSVRVSGNMSPAFVGGIVLVNIAAQKLFANFKLILIL
- the LOC101944535 gene encoding ecto-ADP-ribosyltransferase 5-like isoform X6, coding for MAPDSFDDQYTGCTEEMETDIAPRLLEEEKARHPLLGSMWGNLSAVWAIKKKRLSVPEGFRDEHGIAILVYTDSSKPLYWELNKAVREAGVSRDNYMSNFHFKALHYYLTRALQLLRTDCGHLFRRQLFRGVRSIRFEPSGAGMFRFGQFTSSSLDMALARSYGNATFFTLRSCFGVLIESFSAIPSEREVLIPGSEVFNVSSFSREGNCSVFLLHSMNRTCSHYNCAYLGGECRPALEREQARLGHLGTGTSQSQRKPLNGWLRCDPHLRSRFRRHLLAALSIAPEQYSKS
- the LOC101944535 gene encoding ecto-ADP-ribosyltransferase 5-like isoform X8, which encodes MAPDSFDDQYTGCTEEMETDIAPRLLEEEKARHPLLGSMWGNLSAVWAIKKKRLSVPEGFRDEHGIAILVYTDSSKPLYWELNKAVREAGVSRDNYMSNFHFKALHYYLTRALQLLRTDCGHLFRRQLFRGVRSIRFEPSGAGMFRFGQFTSSSLDMALARSYGNATFFTLRSCFGVLIESFSAIPSEREVLIPGSEVFNVSSFSREGNCSVFLLHSMNRTCSHYNCAYLGGECRPALEREQARLGHLGTGTSQSQRKPLNGWLRCDPHLRREVSRMC